A genome region from Hippopotamus amphibius kiboko isolate mHipAmp2 chromosome 1, mHipAmp2.hap2, whole genome shotgun sequence includes the following:
- the RCC1 gene encoding regulator of chromosome condensation isoform X4, with protein sequence MQDRKMPPKRIAKRRSPPEDALPKSKKVKDPRNQAVRAVASRRVPGARSCQVSHRSHNTEPGLVLTLGQGDVGQLGLGENVMERKKPALVPIPEDIVQAEAGGMHTVCLSKSGQVYSFGCNDEGALGRDTSVEGSEMVPGKVELQEKVVQVSAGDSHTAALTEDGRVFLWGSFRDNNGVIGLLEPMKKSMVPVQVQLSMPVVKVASGNDHLVMLTVDGDLYTLGCGEQGQLGRVPELFANRGGRQGLERLLVPKCVMLKSRGSRGHVRFQDAFCGAYFTFAISSEGHVYGFGLSNYHQLGTPGTESCFVPQNLTSFKNSTKSWVGFSGGQHHTVCMDSEGRAYSLGRAEYGRLGLGEGAEEKSVPTLISRLPAVSSVACGASVGYAVTKDGCVFAWGMGTNYQLGTGQEEDAWSPVEMTGKQLENRVVLSVSSGGQHTVLLVKDKEQS encoded by the exons GACAGGAAAATGCCACCCAAGCGTATAGCTAAGAGAAGGTCACCCCCAGAAGATGCCCTCCCCAAAAGCAAGAAGGTGAAGG ACCCTCGGAACCAGGCAGTGAGGGCCGTTGCCTCCCGCCGTGTTCCAGGCGCCCGCTCCTGCCAAG TCTCACATAGGTCTCACAACACAGAACCGGGTTTGGTGCTGACGCTGGGCCAGGGTGACGTAGGCCAGCTGGGGCTGGGCGAGAATGTGATGGAGAGGAAGAAGCCAGCACTGGTGCCCATTCCAGAGGACATCGtgcaggcagaggctgggggcatGCACACTGTGTGTCTAAGCAAAAGTGGCCAG GTCTACTCCTTCGGCTGCAATGATGAGGGTGCCCTGGGAAGGGACACGTCAGTGGAGGGCTCAGAGATGGTCCCCGGGAAAGTGGAACTGCAAGAGAAGGTGGTACAGGTGTCAGCAGGAGACAGTCACACAGCGGCCCTCACCGAGGATGGACGAGTCTTCCTCTGGGGCTCCTTCCGG GACAATAACGGTGTGATCGGGCTCTTGGAGCCCATGAAAAAGAGCATGGTGCCTGTGCAGGTGCAGCTGAGTATGCCCGTGGTGAAGGTGGCCTCTG GAAACGACCACTTGGTGATGCTGACGGTTGATGGTGACCTCTATACTTTGGGCTGCGGGGAGCAGGGCCAACTGGGCCGTGTGCCTGAATTATTTGCCAACCGTGGTGGCCGGCAGGGCCTTG AACGACTCCTGGTCCCCAAGTGTGTGATGCTGAAATCCAGGGGAAGCCGGGGCCACGTCAGATTCCAGGATGCCTTCTGTGGTGCCTACTTCACCTTTGCCATCTCCTCTGAAGGTCATGTATATGGCTTTGGCCTCTCCAACTACCATCAGCTAG GAACGCCAGGCACAGAATCTTGCTTTGTACCTCAGAACCTGACATCCTTTAAGAACTCCACCAAGTCCTGGGTGGGCTTTTCTGGTGGCCAGCACCATACAGTCTGCATGGATTCAGAAG gaAGAGCATACAGCTTGGGCCGGGCTGAGTACGGGCGGCTGGGCCTTGGGGAAGGTGCCGAGGAGAAAAGCGTACCCACCCTGATCTCCAGGCTGCCTGCCGTCTCCTCAGTGGCTTGTGGGGCCTCTGTGGGGTATGCTGTGACCAAGGACG GTTGTGTTTTTGCCTGGGGCATGGGCACCAACTACCAGCTGGGCACGGGACAGGAAGAGGATGCATGGAGCCCCGTGGAGATGACAGGCAAACAGCTGGAGAACCGAGTGGTCTTATCTGTGTCCAGTGGGGGCCAGCACACAGTCTTACTAGTCAAGGACAAGGAACAGAGCTGA
- the RCC1 gene encoding regulator of chromosome condensation isoform X5 — protein MQDRKMPPKRIAKRRSPPEDALPKSKKVKVSHRSHNTEPGLVLTLGQGDVGQLGLGENVMERKKPALVPIPEDIVQAEAGGMHTVCLSKSGQVYSFGCNDEGALGRDTSVEGSEMVPGKVELQEKVVQVSAGDSHTAALTEDGRVFLWGSFRDNNGVIGLLEPMKKSMVPVQVQLSMPVVKVASGNDHLVMLTVDGDLYTLGCGEQGQLGRVPELFANRGGRQGLERLLVPKCVMLKSRGSRGHVRFQDAFCGAYFTFAISSEGHVYGFGLSNYHQLGTPGTESCFVPQNLTSFKNSTKSWVGFSGGQHHTVCMDSEGRAYSLGRAEYGRLGLGEGAEEKSVPTLISRLPAVSSVACGASVGYAVTKDGCVFAWGMGTNYQLGTGQEEDAWSPVEMTGKQLENRVVLSVSSGGQHTVLLVKDKEQS, from the exons GACAGGAAAATGCCACCCAAGCGTATAGCTAAGAGAAGGTCACCCCCAGAAGATGCCCTCCCCAAAAGCAAGAAGGTGAAGG TCTCACATAGGTCTCACAACACAGAACCGGGTTTGGTGCTGACGCTGGGCCAGGGTGACGTAGGCCAGCTGGGGCTGGGCGAGAATGTGATGGAGAGGAAGAAGCCAGCACTGGTGCCCATTCCAGAGGACATCGtgcaggcagaggctgggggcatGCACACTGTGTGTCTAAGCAAAAGTGGCCAG GTCTACTCCTTCGGCTGCAATGATGAGGGTGCCCTGGGAAGGGACACGTCAGTGGAGGGCTCAGAGATGGTCCCCGGGAAAGTGGAACTGCAAGAGAAGGTGGTACAGGTGTCAGCAGGAGACAGTCACACAGCGGCCCTCACCGAGGATGGACGAGTCTTCCTCTGGGGCTCCTTCCGG GACAATAACGGTGTGATCGGGCTCTTGGAGCCCATGAAAAAGAGCATGGTGCCTGTGCAGGTGCAGCTGAGTATGCCCGTGGTGAAGGTGGCCTCTG GAAACGACCACTTGGTGATGCTGACGGTTGATGGTGACCTCTATACTTTGGGCTGCGGGGAGCAGGGCCAACTGGGCCGTGTGCCTGAATTATTTGCCAACCGTGGTGGCCGGCAGGGCCTTG AACGACTCCTGGTCCCCAAGTGTGTGATGCTGAAATCCAGGGGAAGCCGGGGCCACGTCAGATTCCAGGATGCCTTCTGTGGTGCCTACTTCACCTTTGCCATCTCCTCTGAAGGTCATGTATATGGCTTTGGCCTCTCCAACTACCATCAGCTAG GAACGCCAGGCACAGAATCTTGCTTTGTACCTCAGAACCTGACATCCTTTAAGAACTCCACCAAGTCCTGGGTGGGCTTTTCTGGTGGCCAGCACCATACAGTCTGCATGGATTCAGAAG gaAGAGCATACAGCTTGGGCCGGGCTGAGTACGGGCGGCTGGGCCTTGGGGAAGGTGCCGAGGAGAAAAGCGTACCCACCCTGATCTCCAGGCTGCCTGCCGTCTCCTCAGTGGCTTGTGGGGCCTCTGTGGGGTATGCTGTGACCAAGGACG GTTGTGTTTTTGCCTGGGGCATGGGCACCAACTACCAGCTGGGCACGGGACAGGAAGAGGATGCATGGAGCCCCGTGGAGATGACAGGCAAACAGCTGGAGAACCGAGTGGTCTTATCTGTGTCCAGTGGGGGCCAGCACACAGTCTTACTAGTCAAGGACAAGGAACAGAGCTGA
- the RCC1 gene encoding regulator of chromosome condensation isoform X2 — MDRKMPPKRIAKRRSPPEDALPKSKKVKDPRNQAVRAVASRRVPGARSCQGACGPSPPDQKARPVSHRSHNTEPGLVLTLGQGDVGQLGLGENVMERKKPALVPIPEDIVQAEAGGMHTVCLSKSGQVYSFGCNDEGALGRDTSVEGSEMVPGKVELQEKVVQVSAGDSHTAALTEDGRVFLWGSFRDNNGVIGLLEPMKKSMVPVQVQLSMPVVKVASGNDHLVMLTVDGDLYTLGCGEQGQLGRVPELFANRGGRQGLERLLVPKCVMLKSRGSRGHVRFQDAFCGAYFTFAISSEGHVYGFGLSNYHQLGTPGTESCFVPQNLTSFKNSTKSWVGFSGGQHHTVCMDSEGRAYSLGRAEYGRLGLGEGAEEKSVPTLISRLPAVSSVACGASVGYAVTKDGCVFAWGMGTNYQLGTGQEEDAWSPVEMTGKQLENRVVLSVSSGGQHTVLLVKDKEQS, encoded by the exons GACAGGAAAATGCCACCCAAGCGTATAGCTAAGAGAAGGTCACCCCCAGAAGATGCCCTCCCCAAAAGCAAGAAGGTGAAGG ACCCTCGGAACCAGGCAGTGAGGGCCGTTGCCTCCCGCCGTGTTCCAGGCGCCCGCTCCTGCCAAGGTGCCTGCGGGCCAAGCCCTCCCGACCAGAAAGCCCGACCAG TCTCACATAGGTCTCACAACACAGAACCGGGTTTGGTGCTGACGCTGGGCCAGGGTGACGTAGGCCAGCTGGGGCTGGGCGAGAATGTGATGGAGAGGAAGAAGCCAGCACTGGTGCCCATTCCAGAGGACATCGtgcaggcagaggctgggggcatGCACACTGTGTGTCTAAGCAAAAGTGGCCAG GTCTACTCCTTCGGCTGCAATGATGAGGGTGCCCTGGGAAGGGACACGTCAGTGGAGGGCTCAGAGATGGTCCCCGGGAAAGTGGAACTGCAAGAGAAGGTGGTACAGGTGTCAGCAGGAGACAGTCACACAGCGGCCCTCACCGAGGATGGACGAGTCTTCCTCTGGGGCTCCTTCCGG GACAATAACGGTGTGATCGGGCTCTTGGAGCCCATGAAAAAGAGCATGGTGCCTGTGCAGGTGCAGCTGAGTATGCCCGTGGTGAAGGTGGCCTCTG GAAACGACCACTTGGTGATGCTGACGGTTGATGGTGACCTCTATACTTTGGGCTGCGGGGAGCAGGGCCAACTGGGCCGTGTGCCTGAATTATTTGCCAACCGTGGTGGCCGGCAGGGCCTTG AACGACTCCTGGTCCCCAAGTGTGTGATGCTGAAATCCAGGGGAAGCCGGGGCCACGTCAGATTCCAGGATGCCTTCTGTGGTGCCTACTTCACCTTTGCCATCTCCTCTGAAGGTCATGTATATGGCTTTGGCCTCTCCAACTACCATCAGCTAG GAACGCCAGGCACAGAATCTTGCTTTGTACCTCAGAACCTGACATCCTTTAAGAACTCCACCAAGTCCTGGGTGGGCTTTTCTGGTGGCCAGCACCATACAGTCTGCATGGATTCAGAAG gaAGAGCATACAGCTTGGGCCGGGCTGAGTACGGGCGGCTGGGCCTTGGGGAAGGTGCCGAGGAGAAAAGCGTACCCACCCTGATCTCCAGGCTGCCTGCCGTCTCCTCAGTGGCTTGTGGGGCCTCTGTGGGGTATGCTGTGACCAAGGACG GTTGTGTTTTTGCCTGGGGCATGGGCACCAACTACCAGCTGGGCACGGGACAGGAAGAGGATGCATGGAGCCCCGTGGAGATGACAGGCAAACAGCTGGAGAACCGAGTGGTCTTATCTGTGTCCAGTGGGGGCCAGCACACAGTCTTACTAGTCAAGGACAAGGAACAGAGCTGA
- the RCC1 gene encoding regulator of chromosome condensation isoform X8: MQDRKMPPKRIAKRRSPPEDALPKSKKVKDPRNQAVRAVASRRVPGARSCQGACGPSPPDQKARPVSHRSHNTEPGLVLTLGQGDVGQLGLGENVMERKKPALVPIPEDIVQAEAGGMHTVCLSKSGQDNNGVIGLLEPMKKSMVPVQVQLSMPVVKVASGNDHLVMLTVDGDLYTLGCGEQGQLGRVPELFANRGGRQGLERLLVPKCVMLKSRGSRGHVRFQDAFCGAYFTFAISSEGHVYGFGLSNYHQLGTPGTESCFVPQNLTSFKNSTKSWVGFSGGQHHTVCMDSEGRAYSLGRAEYGRLGLGEGAEEKSVPTLISRLPAVSSVACGASVGYAVTKDGCVFAWGMGTNYQLGTGQEEDAWSPVEMTGKQLENRVVLSVSSGGQHTVLLVKDKEQS; this comes from the exons GACAGGAAAATGCCACCCAAGCGTATAGCTAAGAGAAGGTCACCCCCAGAAGATGCCCTCCCCAAAAGCAAGAAGGTGAAGG ACCCTCGGAACCAGGCAGTGAGGGCCGTTGCCTCCCGCCGTGTTCCAGGCGCCCGCTCCTGCCAAGGTGCCTGCGGGCCAAGCCCTCCCGACCAGAAAGCCCGACCAG TCTCACATAGGTCTCACAACACAGAACCGGGTTTGGTGCTGACGCTGGGCCAGGGTGACGTAGGCCAGCTGGGGCTGGGCGAGAATGTGATGGAGAGGAAGAAGCCAGCACTGGTGCCCATTCCAGAGGACATCGtgcaggcagaggctgggggcatGCACACTGTGTGTCTAAGCAAAAGTGGCCAG GACAATAACGGTGTGATCGGGCTCTTGGAGCCCATGAAAAAGAGCATGGTGCCTGTGCAGGTGCAGCTGAGTATGCCCGTGGTGAAGGTGGCCTCTG GAAACGACCACTTGGTGATGCTGACGGTTGATGGTGACCTCTATACTTTGGGCTGCGGGGAGCAGGGCCAACTGGGCCGTGTGCCTGAATTATTTGCCAACCGTGGTGGCCGGCAGGGCCTTG AACGACTCCTGGTCCCCAAGTGTGTGATGCTGAAATCCAGGGGAAGCCGGGGCCACGTCAGATTCCAGGATGCCTTCTGTGGTGCCTACTTCACCTTTGCCATCTCCTCTGAAGGTCATGTATATGGCTTTGGCCTCTCCAACTACCATCAGCTAG GAACGCCAGGCACAGAATCTTGCTTTGTACCTCAGAACCTGACATCCTTTAAGAACTCCACCAAGTCCTGGGTGGGCTTTTCTGGTGGCCAGCACCATACAGTCTGCATGGATTCAGAAG gaAGAGCATACAGCTTGGGCCGGGCTGAGTACGGGCGGCTGGGCCTTGGGGAAGGTGCCGAGGAGAAAAGCGTACCCACCCTGATCTCCAGGCTGCCTGCCGTCTCCTCAGTGGCTTGTGGGGCCTCTGTGGGGTATGCTGTGACCAAGGACG GTTGTGTTTTTGCCTGGGGCATGGGCACCAACTACCAGCTGGGCACGGGACAGGAAGAGGATGCATGGAGCCCCGTGGAGATGACAGGCAAACAGCTGGAGAACCGAGTGGTCTTATCTGTGTCCAGTGGGGGCCAGCACACAGTCTTACTAGTCAAGGACAAGGAACAGAGCTGA
- the RCC1 gene encoding regulator of chromosome condensation isoform X1: protein MQDRKMPPKRIAKRRSPPEDALPKSKKVKDPRNQAVRAVASRRVPGARSCQGACGPSPPDQKARPVSHRSHNTEPGLVLTLGQGDVGQLGLGENVMERKKPALVPIPEDIVQAEAGGMHTVCLSKSGQVYSFGCNDEGALGRDTSVEGSEMVPGKVELQEKVVQVSAGDSHTAALTEDGRVFLWGSFRDNNGVIGLLEPMKKSMVPVQVQLSMPVVKVASGNDHLVMLTVDGDLYTLGCGEQGQLGRVPELFANRGGRQGLERLLVPKCVMLKSRGSRGHVRFQDAFCGAYFTFAISSEGHVYGFGLSNYHQLGTPGTESCFVPQNLTSFKNSTKSWVGFSGGQHHTVCMDSEGRAYSLGRAEYGRLGLGEGAEEKSVPTLISRLPAVSSVACGASVGYAVTKDGCVFAWGMGTNYQLGTGQEEDAWSPVEMTGKQLENRVVLSVSSGGQHTVLLVKDKEQS from the exons GACAGGAAAATGCCACCCAAGCGTATAGCTAAGAGAAGGTCACCCCCAGAAGATGCCCTCCCCAAAAGCAAGAAGGTGAAGG ACCCTCGGAACCAGGCAGTGAGGGCCGTTGCCTCCCGCCGTGTTCCAGGCGCCCGCTCCTGCCAAGGTGCCTGCGGGCCAAGCCCTCCCGACCAGAAAGCCCGACCAG TCTCACATAGGTCTCACAACACAGAACCGGGTTTGGTGCTGACGCTGGGCCAGGGTGACGTAGGCCAGCTGGGGCTGGGCGAGAATGTGATGGAGAGGAAGAAGCCAGCACTGGTGCCCATTCCAGAGGACATCGtgcaggcagaggctgggggcatGCACACTGTGTGTCTAAGCAAAAGTGGCCAG GTCTACTCCTTCGGCTGCAATGATGAGGGTGCCCTGGGAAGGGACACGTCAGTGGAGGGCTCAGAGATGGTCCCCGGGAAAGTGGAACTGCAAGAGAAGGTGGTACAGGTGTCAGCAGGAGACAGTCACACAGCGGCCCTCACCGAGGATGGACGAGTCTTCCTCTGGGGCTCCTTCCGG GACAATAACGGTGTGATCGGGCTCTTGGAGCCCATGAAAAAGAGCATGGTGCCTGTGCAGGTGCAGCTGAGTATGCCCGTGGTGAAGGTGGCCTCTG GAAACGACCACTTGGTGATGCTGACGGTTGATGGTGACCTCTATACTTTGGGCTGCGGGGAGCAGGGCCAACTGGGCCGTGTGCCTGAATTATTTGCCAACCGTGGTGGCCGGCAGGGCCTTG AACGACTCCTGGTCCCCAAGTGTGTGATGCTGAAATCCAGGGGAAGCCGGGGCCACGTCAGATTCCAGGATGCCTTCTGTGGTGCCTACTTCACCTTTGCCATCTCCTCTGAAGGTCATGTATATGGCTTTGGCCTCTCCAACTACCATCAGCTAG GAACGCCAGGCACAGAATCTTGCTTTGTACCTCAGAACCTGACATCCTTTAAGAACTCCACCAAGTCCTGGGTGGGCTTTTCTGGTGGCCAGCACCATACAGTCTGCATGGATTCAGAAG gaAGAGCATACAGCTTGGGCCGGGCTGAGTACGGGCGGCTGGGCCTTGGGGAAGGTGCCGAGGAGAAAAGCGTACCCACCCTGATCTCCAGGCTGCCTGCCGTCTCCTCAGTGGCTTGTGGGGCCTCTGTGGGGTATGCTGTGACCAAGGACG GTTGTGTTTTTGCCTGGGGCATGGGCACCAACTACCAGCTGGGCACGGGACAGGAAGAGGATGCATGGAGCCCCGTGGAGATGACAGGCAAACAGCTGGAGAACCGAGTGGTCTTATCTGTGTCCAGTGGGGGCCAGCACACAGTCTTACTAGTCAAGGACAAGGAACAGAGCTGA
- the RCC1 gene encoding regulator of chromosome condensation isoform X6, with product MDRKMPPKRIAKRRSPPEDALPKSKKVKVSHRSHNTEPGLVLTLGQGDVGQLGLGENVMERKKPALVPIPEDIVQAEAGGMHTVCLSKSGQVYSFGCNDEGALGRDTSVEGSEMVPGKVELQEKVVQVSAGDSHTAALTEDGRVFLWGSFRDNNGVIGLLEPMKKSMVPVQVQLSMPVVKVASGNDHLVMLTVDGDLYTLGCGEQGQLGRVPELFANRGGRQGLERLLVPKCVMLKSRGSRGHVRFQDAFCGAYFTFAISSEGHVYGFGLSNYHQLGTPGTESCFVPQNLTSFKNSTKSWVGFSGGQHHTVCMDSEGRAYSLGRAEYGRLGLGEGAEEKSVPTLISRLPAVSSVACGASVGYAVTKDGCVFAWGMGTNYQLGTGQEEDAWSPVEMTGKQLENRVVLSVSSGGQHTVLLVKDKEQS from the exons GACAGGAAAATGCCACCCAAGCGTATAGCTAAGAGAAGGTCACCCCCAGAAGATGCCCTCCCCAAAAGCAAGAAGGTGAAGG TCTCACATAGGTCTCACAACACAGAACCGGGTTTGGTGCTGACGCTGGGCCAGGGTGACGTAGGCCAGCTGGGGCTGGGCGAGAATGTGATGGAGAGGAAGAAGCCAGCACTGGTGCCCATTCCAGAGGACATCGtgcaggcagaggctgggggcatGCACACTGTGTGTCTAAGCAAAAGTGGCCAG GTCTACTCCTTCGGCTGCAATGATGAGGGTGCCCTGGGAAGGGACACGTCAGTGGAGGGCTCAGAGATGGTCCCCGGGAAAGTGGAACTGCAAGAGAAGGTGGTACAGGTGTCAGCAGGAGACAGTCACACAGCGGCCCTCACCGAGGATGGACGAGTCTTCCTCTGGGGCTCCTTCCGG GACAATAACGGTGTGATCGGGCTCTTGGAGCCCATGAAAAAGAGCATGGTGCCTGTGCAGGTGCAGCTGAGTATGCCCGTGGTGAAGGTGGCCTCTG GAAACGACCACTTGGTGATGCTGACGGTTGATGGTGACCTCTATACTTTGGGCTGCGGGGAGCAGGGCCAACTGGGCCGTGTGCCTGAATTATTTGCCAACCGTGGTGGCCGGCAGGGCCTTG AACGACTCCTGGTCCCCAAGTGTGTGATGCTGAAATCCAGGGGAAGCCGGGGCCACGTCAGATTCCAGGATGCCTTCTGTGGTGCCTACTTCACCTTTGCCATCTCCTCTGAAGGTCATGTATATGGCTTTGGCCTCTCCAACTACCATCAGCTAG GAACGCCAGGCACAGAATCTTGCTTTGTACCTCAGAACCTGACATCCTTTAAGAACTCCACCAAGTCCTGGGTGGGCTTTTCTGGTGGCCAGCACCATACAGTCTGCATGGATTCAGAAG gaAGAGCATACAGCTTGGGCCGGGCTGAGTACGGGCGGCTGGGCCTTGGGGAAGGTGCCGAGGAGAAAAGCGTACCCACCCTGATCTCCAGGCTGCCTGCCGTCTCCTCAGTGGCTTGTGGGGCCTCTGTGGGGTATGCTGTGACCAAGGACG GTTGTGTTTTTGCCTGGGGCATGGGCACCAACTACCAGCTGGGCACGGGACAGGAAGAGGATGCATGGAGCCCCGTGGAGATGACAGGCAAACAGCTGGAGAACCGAGTGGTCTTATCTGTGTCCAGTGGGGGCCAGCACACAGTCTTACTAGTCAAGGACAAGGAACAGAGCTGA
- the RCC1 gene encoding regulator of chromosome condensation isoform X7, producing the protein MPPKRIAKRRSPPEDALPKSKKVKVSHRSHNTEPGLVLTLGQGDVGQLGLGENVMERKKPALVPIPEDIVQAEAGGMHTVCLSKSGQVYSFGCNDEGALGRDTSVEGSEMVPGKVELQEKVVQVSAGDSHTAALTEDGRVFLWGSFRDNNGVIGLLEPMKKSMVPVQVQLSMPVVKVASGNDHLVMLTVDGDLYTLGCGEQGQLGRVPELFANRGGRQGLERLLVPKCVMLKSRGSRGHVRFQDAFCGAYFTFAISSEGHVYGFGLSNYHQLGTPGTESCFVPQNLTSFKNSTKSWVGFSGGQHHTVCMDSEGRAYSLGRAEYGRLGLGEGAEEKSVPTLISRLPAVSSVACGASVGYAVTKDGCVFAWGMGTNYQLGTGQEEDAWSPVEMTGKQLENRVVLSVSSGGQHTVLLVKDKEQS; encoded by the exons ATGCCACCCAAGCGTATAGCTAAGAGAAGGTCACCCCCAGAAGATGCCCTCCCCAAAAGCAAGAAGGTGAAGG TCTCACATAGGTCTCACAACACAGAACCGGGTTTGGTGCTGACGCTGGGCCAGGGTGACGTAGGCCAGCTGGGGCTGGGCGAGAATGTGATGGAGAGGAAGAAGCCAGCACTGGTGCCCATTCCAGAGGACATCGtgcaggcagaggctgggggcatGCACACTGTGTGTCTAAGCAAAAGTGGCCAG GTCTACTCCTTCGGCTGCAATGATGAGGGTGCCCTGGGAAGGGACACGTCAGTGGAGGGCTCAGAGATGGTCCCCGGGAAAGTGGAACTGCAAGAGAAGGTGGTACAGGTGTCAGCAGGAGACAGTCACACAGCGGCCCTCACCGAGGATGGACGAGTCTTCCTCTGGGGCTCCTTCCGG GACAATAACGGTGTGATCGGGCTCTTGGAGCCCATGAAAAAGAGCATGGTGCCTGTGCAGGTGCAGCTGAGTATGCCCGTGGTGAAGGTGGCCTCTG GAAACGACCACTTGGTGATGCTGACGGTTGATGGTGACCTCTATACTTTGGGCTGCGGGGAGCAGGGCCAACTGGGCCGTGTGCCTGAATTATTTGCCAACCGTGGTGGCCGGCAGGGCCTTG AACGACTCCTGGTCCCCAAGTGTGTGATGCTGAAATCCAGGGGAAGCCGGGGCCACGTCAGATTCCAGGATGCCTTCTGTGGTGCCTACTTCACCTTTGCCATCTCCTCTGAAGGTCATGTATATGGCTTTGGCCTCTCCAACTACCATCAGCTAG GAACGCCAGGCACAGAATCTTGCTTTGTACCTCAGAACCTGACATCCTTTAAGAACTCCACCAAGTCCTGGGTGGGCTTTTCTGGTGGCCAGCACCATACAGTCTGCATGGATTCAGAAG gaAGAGCATACAGCTTGGGCCGGGCTGAGTACGGGCGGCTGGGCCTTGGGGAAGGTGCCGAGGAGAAAAGCGTACCCACCCTGATCTCCAGGCTGCCTGCCGTCTCCTCAGTGGCTTGTGGGGCCTCTGTGGGGTATGCTGTGACCAAGGACG GTTGTGTTTTTGCCTGGGGCATGGGCACCAACTACCAGCTGGGCACGGGACAGGAAGAGGATGCATGGAGCCCCGTGGAGATGACAGGCAAACAGCTGGAGAACCGAGTGGTCTTATCTGTGTCCAGTGGGGGCCAGCACACAGTCTTACTAGTCAAGGACAAGGAACAGAGCTGA
- the RCC1 gene encoding regulator of chromosome condensation isoform X3: MPPKRIAKRRSPPEDALPKSKKVKDPRNQAVRAVASRRVPGARSCQGACGPSPPDQKARPVSHRSHNTEPGLVLTLGQGDVGQLGLGENVMERKKPALVPIPEDIVQAEAGGMHTVCLSKSGQVYSFGCNDEGALGRDTSVEGSEMVPGKVELQEKVVQVSAGDSHTAALTEDGRVFLWGSFRDNNGVIGLLEPMKKSMVPVQVQLSMPVVKVASGNDHLVMLTVDGDLYTLGCGEQGQLGRVPELFANRGGRQGLERLLVPKCVMLKSRGSRGHVRFQDAFCGAYFTFAISSEGHVYGFGLSNYHQLGTPGTESCFVPQNLTSFKNSTKSWVGFSGGQHHTVCMDSEGRAYSLGRAEYGRLGLGEGAEEKSVPTLISRLPAVSSVACGASVGYAVTKDGCVFAWGMGTNYQLGTGQEEDAWSPVEMTGKQLENRVVLSVSSGGQHTVLLVKDKEQS, translated from the exons ATGCCACCCAAGCGTATAGCTAAGAGAAGGTCACCCCCAGAAGATGCCCTCCCCAAAAGCAAGAAGGTGAAGG ACCCTCGGAACCAGGCAGTGAGGGCCGTTGCCTCCCGCCGTGTTCCAGGCGCCCGCTCCTGCCAAGGTGCCTGCGGGCCAAGCCCTCCCGACCAGAAAGCCCGACCAG TCTCACATAGGTCTCACAACACAGAACCGGGTTTGGTGCTGACGCTGGGCCAGGGTGACGTAGGCCAGCTGGGGCTGGGCGAGAATGTGATGGAGAGGAAGAAGCCAGCACTGGTGCCCATTCCAGAGGACATCGtgcaggcagaggctgggggcatGCACACTGTGTGTCTAAGCAAAAGTGGCCAG GTCTACTCCTTCGGCTGCAATGATGAGGGTGCCCTGGGAAGGGACACGTCAGTGGAGGGCTCAGAGATGGTCCCCGGGAAAGTGGAACTGCAAGAGAAGGTGGTACAGGTGTCAGCAGGAGACAGTCACACAGCGGCCCTCACCGAGGATGGACGAGTCTTCCTCTGGGGCTCCTTCCGG GACAATAACGGTGTGATCGGGCTCTTGGAGCCCATGAAAAAGAGCATGGTGCCTGTGCAGGTGCAGCTGAGTATGCCCGTGGTGAAGGTGGCCTCTG GAAACGACCACTTGGTGATGCTGACGGTTGATGGTGACCTCTATACTTTGGGCTGCGGGGAGCAGGGCCAACTGGGCCGTGTGCCTGAATTATTTGCCAACCGTGGTGGCCGGCAGGGCCTTG AACGACTCCTGGTCCCCAAGTGTGTGATGCTGAAATCCAGGGGAAGCCGGGGCCACGTCAGATTCCAGGATGCCTTCTGTGGTGCCTACTTCACCTTTGCCATCTCCTCTGAAGGTCATGTATATGGCTTTGGCCTCTCCAACTACCATCAGCTAG GAACGCCAGGCACAGAATCTTGCTTTGTACCTCAGAACCTGACATCCTTTAAGAACTCCACCAAGTCCTGGGTGGGCTTTTCTGGTGGCCAGCACCATACAGTCTGCATGGATTCAGAAG gaAGAGCATACAGCTTGGGCCGGGCTGAGTACGGGCGGCTGGGCCTTGGGGAAGGTGCCGAGGAGAAAAGCGTACCCACCCTGATCTCCAGGCTGCCTGCCGTCTCCTCAGTGGCTTGTGGGGCCTCTGTGGGGTATGCTGTGACCAAGGACG GTTGTGTTTTTGCCTGGGGCATGGGCACCAACTACCAGCTGGGCACGGGACAGGAAGAGGATGCATGGAGCCCCGTGGAGATGACAGGCAAACAGCTGGAGAACCGAGTGGTCTTATCTGTGTCCAGTGGGGGCCAGCACACAGTCTTACTAGTCAAGGACAAGGAACAGAGCTGA